A window from Sinanaerobacter sp. ZZT-01 encodes these proteins:
- a CDS encoding MarR family transcriptional regulator, with translation MEREMLRQFMQLYNNQDVLSNLINSGLNSRYSNSELHCIEAIGKLERPNGVQLATLLSMTRGAVTKLAKRLLQDGLIERYALSDNKKEIYYRLTAIGEALFKEHEVAHTKWEERDIAFLSSVPIKEQQVVLEFLQKFNNYLQAKIQEESL, from the coding sequence ATGGAACGAGAAATGCTTCGGCAGTTTATGCAGCTTTATAACAATCAAGATGTACTTAGCAATCTTATAAATAGTGGTTTAAATTCACGATATAGTAATTCAGAATTGCACTGCATTGAAGCTATCGGAAAGCTTGAACGCCCAAATGGAGTGCAACTCGCTACGCTTCTATCGATGACTAGAGGTGCAGTTACAAAGCTAGCTAAGCGCTTACTACAGGATGGTCTTATAGAACGTTATGCTCTTTCTGATAATAAAAAAGAAATCTACTATCGATTGACCGCTATAGGCGAGGCTCTGTTTAAGGAACATGAGGTTGCTCATACAAAATGGGAAGAACGAGATATTGCTTTTTTATCTTCTGTTCCAATAAAGGAACAACAAGTAGTACTCGAATTTCTACAAAAATTTAATAACTATCTACAAGCAAAAATACAGGAGGAATCTCTATGA
- a CDS encoding cyclase family protein has product MKYDLTTQVDVALMEQWLSTKENRHLATGHVGTHLDTYEKSDIPLDYIICQGILWDVSNIAENREISLSDIENLYIPENAFLLIHTGRSEKEKYGTADYFREHPQLSNELIQWLSNQPLCFLGIDCAGIRRGKEHEPADRMLEKNGIFVIENLSNLNQLRNTDAFQVYTLWFDDPVATGLRCKVVADII; this is encoded by the coding sequence ATGAAATATGACTTGACAACACAAGTGGATGTGGCCTTAATGGAGCAATGGCTCTCCACCAAAGAGAATCGCCATCTAGCGACTGGACATGTAGGTACACATTTAGATACCTATGAGAAAAGTGATATCCCATTAGATTACATTATATGCCAAGGGATACTTTGGGATGTTTCAAATATTGCAGAAAACCGTGAGATTTCTCTCTCAGATATTGAAAATTTATACATACCAGAAAATGCATTTCTTCTAATACATACTGGTCGAAGTGAAAAAGAGAAGTACGGTACAGCTGATTATTTTCGAGAGCACCCGCAGTTATCTAACGAGTTGATACAGTGGCTTTCTAATCAACCACTTTGTTTTTTGGGAATTGACTGTGCTGGAATACGGCGCGGAAAAGAGCATGAGCCTGCCGACAGAATGCTAGAGAAGAATGGTATCTTTGTTATTGAGAATCTTAGTAATCTTAATCAATTACGAAACACTGATGCCTTTCAGGTTTATACTCTTTGGTTTGATGATCCTGTCGCCACAGGATTGCGATGTAAAGTGGTGGCGGATATTATATAA
- a CDS encoding TetR/AcrR family transcriptional regulator, producing the protein MNTTRRTDRRIIRTKKAIRNAFAELLSEKNINQIAIKDIADKADINRKTFYNYYSGIHQIVDEIENEIVCTFEATLKDINVNEDMRNPYIIFSKLTTIINSDLDFYGYLVKTDSNSNLISKIIVSLKEKIKESILNQIETDEVKINLIADFIISGMLAVYQNWFNSNRSIAIEKISDDVSVLVFHGINGLLKL; encoded by the coding sequence ATGAATACAACTAGACGAACCGACCGCCGAATAATAAGAACAAAAAAAGCAATTCGTAACGCTTTTGCAGAACTTCTTTCAGAAAAAAATATTAATCAAATTGCCATTAAGGATATAGCAGATAAAGCTGATATTAATAGAAAAACATTTTATAATTACTACAGTGGAATCCACCAGATTGTTGATGAAATAGAGAATGAAATTGTTTGCACTTTTGAAGCAACTTTAAAAGATATTAACGTAAACGAAGACATGAGGAACCCGTATATAATATTTTCAAAACTAACAACCATTATAAACAGTGATTTGGATTTTTATGGTTATCTAGTAAAAACAGACAGCAATTCTAATTTGATTTCCAAGATTATAGTTTCACTGAAGGAAAAAATAAAAGAATCTATATTAAACCAAATCGAAACAGATGAGGTTAAAATAAATTTAATTGCAGACTTCATTATTTCAGGGATGTTGGCTGTTTATCAAAACTGGTTTAATTCTAATCGTAGCATAGCAATTGAAAAAATATCTGATGATGTCAGTGTGCTAGTGTTCCATGGGATTAATGGACTTTTGAAACTTTAA
- a CDS encoding efflux RND transporter permease subunit, with product MKENFINSFVNSIINKKNIVLIVVIAIIVSGIFSYISIPKQHFPEVVLPVAAISVVYPGASAEDMEELVTKKLEETVRQTEGFDSCTSTTMNSVSAVMVSLSMDISQKEVDESFDDLRNRLEELKETLPSGVTSVSIDTNVMDTAGMIVAVTGSDVSGDELAQRTDDLKNQLELLDGVRKVEVYGQRNSQVKVHVHAAQLNNLDISLSEIANIIGAQNSIIPIGDINIDDSIMTVNSNGKFESLDEIKNIVIGQSEVGTITRLSDIADIQIQNPEDSAHYTYNKKDSNLIALYFDSGINVVNFGDSIRQCIGQYRNYIPSNIQVHEVYFQPDVVSDAVNSFIWNLLESIILVLIVVMLGMNFRNGLVVSVAIPLSILINFIVMKLMGTEIQFVSLAALIIVLGMLVDNAIVISDAIQTNLDNGMERKNAVIEGTKKMIMPVFISMLTTVSAFASLLALSGAYRQLAFTLPVVIITCLVASFFVSIAVTPLFSYLFLKPSKIKKDNSGKLVSMYDYIFQKAFRNRKRTILIALVFMVVCGLTLSIIDMQVIPKAYKDVVTINVKGNDENDIEKTAALIHEIEKILDKQPETKYYMSGIGIGIPRYDYSIMPKATGNNVGDIFIRVDLSKGGRFHETNEMVDFLQNEIDSNISGGNVLVDELGIIAFTSKPLEMKIYSDDLDDLNQSAEKVASLMRQLDGTKYIDAGQEFATYNYYVNMDTKKLNSFSLTKAEVQNELSIALMGRNVSIYRNEGKEYELVLDSDIESQNALKNFRIKSSVNQNKYALQQFTDVQLNPEMSTVTRIDGRRGRAVGCYYRSKYSDITLQTKLEKMLENTEFPDGVTLERSGMKHDFMDVLTSIAEVAVLSIAVIFMILLFKFNSIKIPFFIFTSVPFGILSGVAGLFITGERLTFFALLGAVSLLGCVLANAVVLIEFINEERALGATVDEACLEAGRKRFRPILMSTMTTVLGLIPLGFGGNELFVPMARLMIIGLLVAMIINLILVPIIYDMFEKQT from the coding sequence ATGAAGGAAAATTTTATAAATAGTTTTGTAAATAGTATTATTAATAAAAAGAATATCGTTCTAATCGTTGTGATTGCTATAATTGTAAGTGGTATTTTTAGCTATATATCGATACCAAAGCAACATTTTCCAGAAGTTGTATTACCTGTAGCCGCTATTAGTGTTGTATACCCTGGAGCATCGGCAGAAGACATGGAAGAGCTGGTGACCAAAAAATTGGAAGAGACAGTTCGGCAAACAGAAGGTTTTGACTCTTGTACATCTACTACTATGAATAGTGTAAGTGCAGTTATGGTTTCTTTAAGTATGGATATTAGCCAAAAAGAAGTAGACGAAAGTTTTGATGATTTAAGAAATCGTTTAGAAGAATTAAAAGAAACTTTACCTTCAGGAGTGACATCCGTGTCAATTGATACAAACGTCATGGATACAGCAGGTATGATTGTGGCTGTCACAGGCAGTGATGTGAGTGGTGACGAACTAGCACAGAGAACGGATGATTTGAAAAATCAACTGGAACTTTTAGATGGCGTTCGTAAGGTAGAGGTCTACGGCCAGCGGAATTCACAAGTAAAAGTCCATGTACATGCGGCACAATTAAATAATCTTGATATATCACTCTCGGAAATAGCAAATATTATTGGAGCACAAAATAGTATTATACCAATAGGGGATATTAATATTGATGATAGTATTATGACTGTAAATTCAAATGGAAAATTTGAAAGTTTGGATGAAATCAAAAATATTGTTATTGGTCAATCAGAGGTGGGGACAATTACTCGACTTTCTGATATAGCAGATATTCAGATACAAAACCCTGAAGACAGCGCTCATTATACATACAATAAAAAGGATTCTAATTTAATAGCTTTGTATTTTGATTCAGGGATAAATGTAGTTAATTTCGGAGACTCTATACGTCAGTGCATTGGGCAGTATCGTAATTATATTCCTTCAAATATTCAGGTGCATGAGGTGTATTTTCAACCGGATGTGGTATCGGATGCTGTAAATAGTTTTATTTGGAATTTATTAGAATCTATTATCTTGGTTCTTATTGTTGTTATGTTAGGAATGAACTTTAGAAATGGTTTAGTTGTTTCAGTCGCAATTCCACTGTCTATTCTAATTAATTTTATTGTGATGAAACTCATGGGGACTGAAATCCAGTTTGTTTCGCTGGCAGCATTGATTATTGTGTTGGGAATGTTGGTTGACAATGCAATTGTGATTAGTGATGCCATCCAAACAAATCTAGATAATGGGATGGAAAGAAAAAATGCAGTAATTGAAGGAACGAAAAAAATGATTATGCCAGTGTTTATATCCATGCTTACAACAGTGAGTGCATTTGCCTCCCTGCTGGCATTGTCTGGCGCGTACCGCCAATTGGCATTTACTTTACCAGTGGTAATTATTACTTGCTTAGTTGCTTCTTTTTTTGTATCAATTGCGGTTACTCCACTTTTTTCATATTTATTTTTAAAGCCATCTAAAATAAAAAAAGATAATTCTGGAAAATTAGTTTCTATGTATGACTACATATTTCAAAAGGCTTTTAGGAATAGAAAACGCACCATTCTGATAGCATTGGTATTCATGGTTGTATGTGGGCTAACCTTATCAATTATTGATATGCAGGTAATCCCAAAAGCATATAAAGATGTAGTAACCATTAATGTAAAAGGAAATGATGAAAATGATATTGAAAAAACAGCGGCTCTGATACATGAAATTGAAAAGATTTTAGACAAACAACCGGAGACAAAATATTATATGTCTGGAATTGGAATAGGAATTCCAAGATATGATTATTCGATAATGCCAAAGGCGACAGGAAATAATGTAGGGGATATTTTTATTAGAGTTGATTTATCCAAGGGTGGAAGATTTCATGAAACGAATGAGATGGTTGACTTCTTGCAAAATGAGATAGATTCTAATATTAGTGGAGGAAATGTTTTAGTTGATGAACTAGGTATCATTGCTTTTACATCAAAACCACTTGAAATGAAGATTTATAGTGATGATTTGGATGATTTGAATCAGTCTGCGGAAAAGGTAGCCAGCCTTATGAGACAGTTAGATGGAACCAAATACATAGATGCAGGACAAGAGTTTGCTACTTATAATTATTATGTTAATATGGATACGAAAAAACTTAATAGTTTTAGTCTTACAAAAGCAGAGGTTCAAAATGAATTGAGTATTGCGTTGATGGGAAGAAATGTTTCTATCTATCGCAATGAAGGGAAAGAATATGAGCTTGTATTGGATAGTGATATAGAAAGCCAGAATGCATTAAAGAATTTTCGAATAAAATCTTCTGTTAACCAAAATAAGTATGCCCTCCAGCAATTCACAGATGTACAGTTAAATCCAGAAATGAGTACTGTAACAAGAATTGATGGACGAAGGGGAAGGGCTGTAGGGTGTTACTACAGGTCAAAGTACAGTGACATTACACTTCAGACAAAATTGGAAAAGATGCTAGAAAACACAGAGTTTCCAGATGGAGTAACCTTGGAAAGATCAGGAATGAAGCATGATTTTATGGACGTATTGACTTCAATTGCAGAAGTTGCAGTTCTTTCCATAGCAGTTATCTTTATGATTTTATTGTTTAAATTTAATTCTATAAAGATTCCATTTTTTATTTTTACATCGGTTCCTTTTGGAATATTATCTGGGGTAGCAGGGTTATTTATTACAGGTGAGCGTTTGACCTTTTTTGCATTACTAGGTGCGGTAAGCCTCCTTGGCTGTGTACTGGCTAATGCTGTTGTATTAATTGAATTTATTAATGAAGAAAGAGCATTAGGGGCAACTGTGGATGAAGCTTGTCTTGAGGCAGGACGAAAAAGATTCCGTCCAATTCTTATGAGTACTATGACAACTGTACTTGGATTGATTCCACTTGGTTTTGGCGGAAATGAACTATTTGTTCCTATGGCAAGATTGATGATAATAGGTTTACTTGTTGCTATGATTATAAATCTAATACTGGTACCAATTATTTATGATATGTTTGAAAAGCAAACTTAG
- a CDS encoding efflux RND transporter periplasmic adaptor subunit — MKKTNLIAILVFIILLVGCSNDNTVQTQSKNANTSTVSTKEYDTGLDYLGIVRAKDTKNYAFLSGGKLEAIYVEAGEKIKAGDLLAKLDTSSLEIGANTARINVNSLKNSLETAKSALDATKVLHDNGVIADKDWEAQENQYVTLEGNYEIAQNNLEQVEKQLIDSTIYADEDGYVMEVPYKAGEIIAAGYPVVIMKGSQKVISVGVSTDDIAKVTTTSVVKVDGTITANIDSIGQYPDEKTRAYTVDVVFESDKYEIGDMVEVQIITGKNSGCFVPVQSIFNIDGIDYVYVVNKEGIVSRKQIIRGELCNDTVQVDGIEKGTVIISDGVKNIKENDVVILSNSLNSINQSKNASN; from the coding sequence ATGAAGAAAACAAACTTAATAGCAATACTTGTTTTTATAATTCTTTTAGTTGGATGCTCTAATGATAATACAGTACAAACACAAAGTAAAAACGCAAATACATCAACAGTTAGTACAAAGGAGTATGACACTGGTTTGGATTATTTAGGAATTGTAAGAGCGAAAGATACGAAGAATTATGCTTTTTTATCAGGAGGAAAATTAGAGGCTATATATGTTGAGGCAGGTGAAAAAATTAAAGCAGGAGATCTTCTTGCAAAACTGGATACTTCTTCATTAGAAATTGGTGCTAATACTGCTAGAATAAATGTCAATAGTTTGAAAAATTCATTGGAGACTGCAAAATCAGCATTAGATGCAACGAAAGTTTTACATGATAATGGTGTTATTGCTGATAAAGATTGGGAAGCTCAAGAAAATCAATATGTTACGCTTGAAGGAAATTATGAGATTGCTCAAAATAATTTAGAACAGGTAGAAAAGCAATTGATAGATTCAACTATTTATGCAGATGAGGATGGCTATGTAATGGAGGTTCCATATAAAGCGGGAGAAATAATTGCTGCGGGATATCCTGTAGTCATTATGAAAGGTAGTCAGAAAGTAATTTCTGTAGGAGTATCCACTGATGATATTGCTAAGGTTACAACGACAAGTGTAGTTAAAGTTGATGGAACGATTACTGCCAATATTGATAGCATTGGACAATATCCTGATGAAAAGACTAGAGCTTATACTGTAGATGTGGTTTTTGAATCAGATAAATATGAAATTGGTGATATGGTAGAGGTGCAGATTATTACTGGAAAAAATAGTGGGTGTTTTGTTCCTGTGCAGAGTATTTTTAATATTGATGGTATTGATTATGTTTATGTTGTAAACAAGGAAGGGATAGTAAGCCGTAAACAAATTATTAGAGGAGAGTTATGTAACGATACGGTGCAAGTTGATGGAATTGAGAAAGGAACAGTTATAATTAGTGACGGAGTTAAAAATATAAAAGAAAATGATGTTGTTATTTTATCTAACTCCTTAAATAGCATAAACCAAAGTAAGAATGCAAGCAACTAG